In the Alteromonas sp. M12 genome, one interval contains:
- the leuC gene encoding 3-isopropylmalate dehydratase large subunit, which translates to MSSKTLYDKIWDSHVVKQNEDDTCLIYIDRHLVQEVSTPVSFASLKQRGAKLRQPAKALAMVDHVLPTTIPSSNNRQHIADPQAKAMLIALENNVEDTGMPYISVNDKRQGILHIVGPEQGFTLPGTTLVCGDSHTATHGAFGSLAFGIGASECEKVFATQCLNQVKAKTMRITFSGELPLHVTAKDMALATIAKLGVSGGTGYAIEYAGDVIRKMSMEARMTLCNMTIEAGARVGMVAPDEVTFNYLQNRPMAPKGDLWDQAVNYWRTLPSDSDAIFDAEIEIDIDNLEPYVSWGTSPEHTISISHKIPQLADAKDDSTEASWRKALDYMDIKANAEIKGLKINKVFIGSCTNSRIEDLRAAAKVIIGKSVAENVLAIVVPGSGEVKAHAEAEGLDQIFMGAGFEWRAAGCSMCVAMNNDRLKPGERCASTSNRNFEGRQGVGGRTHLMSPAMAAAAAITGEITDVRELI; encoded by the coding sequence GTGAGTAGTAAAACACTGTATGACAAAATTTGGGATAGCCACGTCGTTAAGCAAAATGAGGATGATACTTGCCTAATTTACATCGATCGCCATCTTGTTCAAGAAGTTAGCACGCCAGTTTCTTTTGCATCATTAAAGCAACGAGGTGCTAAATTACGCCAACCAGCAAAAGCATTGGCGATGGTAGATCACGTTTTACCAACCACAATACCTAGCAGCAACAACAGACAGCACATAGCAGATCCACAAGCAAAAGCGATGTTAATTGCGTTGGAAAATAACGTCGAAGATACAGGAATGCCCTACATTTCAGTAAACGATAAGCGTCAGGGGATTTTGCATATCGTGGGTCCTGAGCAAGGCTTTACATTGCCTGGCACTACTTTGGTATGCGGTGACTCTCATACCGCAACTCATGGTGCATTTGGTAGCCTAGCATTTGGAATAGGCGCAAGTGAATGTGAAAAAGTGTTCGCTACTCAATGCCTAAACCAAGTGAAAGCAAAGACCATGCGTATTACCTTCAGCGGTGAATTACCATTGCATGTTACCGCTAAGGATATGGCGCTTGCGACTATCGCTAAGTTAGGAGTTTCCGGTGGAACAGGTTATGCCATTGAATACGCTGGTGATGTGATCCGAAAAATGAGCATGGAAGCGCGCATGACGCTTTGCAATATGACAATCGAAGCCGGCGCACGTGTTGGTATGGTCGCACCTGATGAAGTGACTTTTAACTATTTGCAAAATCGTCCTATGGCCCCCAAAGGCGACTTGTGGGATCAAGCAGTTAACTATTGGCGCACCTTACCCAGTGATAGCGATGCAATATTCGACGCTGAAATTGAGATCGACATTGATAACCTTGAACCTTATGTCAGTTGGGGGACCAGCCCTGAACACACCATCTCAATTAGCCATAAAATTCCACAACTTGCTGATGCTAAAGACGACTCCACTGAGGCAAGTTGGAGAAAAGCCCTAGATTATATGGATATCAAAGCCAATGCTGAAATTAAAGGATTGAAGATAAACAAAGTCTTTATTGGTTCTTGTACTAATAGTCGGATTGAAGACTTGCGCGCAGCGGCCAAGGTTATCATCGGAAAAAGCGTTGCCGAAAATGTGTTGGCAATTGTAGTCCCAGGCTCAGGTGAAGTAAAAGCTCACGCGGAAGCTGAAGGCCTCGACCAAATTTTCATGGGCGCAGGTTTTGAATGGAGAGCTGCAGGCTGTTCCATGTGCGTGGCGATGAACAATGACCGACTAAAGCCGGGCGAGCGATGCGCTTCAACCTCAAATAGAAATTTTGAAGGACGCCAAGGCGTCGGCGGACGTACCCATTTAATGAGCCCAGCCATGGCAGCCGCCGCGGCAATTACGGGTGAAATAACAGACGTCCGTGAACTTATTTAA
- a CDS encoding CPBP family intramembrane glutamic endopeptidase, which yields MHTNKLYSDVEANGWIPWAALCPIIGAVFVIGSVLPFHLLLTSLGFMTDEGDFAGTYGLLLFLLLPFALMIAIVSLWTCYVEKRPLVSIGLSIQEATTTFPRYLFFGIAMSGTIVFLIALAGGYQLDAIFPAWSSTSELGMIFLLLIGFCIQSSAEELLFRGWLLSAITRKSNLLIGITLSSLLFTLLHFDSSVAWYVAVGSFLFSVFACSLVLYTNNIWSAMGWHAGWNWFFGCGFEIPITGVDVDAAALIIRLIPTSEVWLNGGAGGPENGIINLIILAIGIGVFQWLRLRRAKT from the coding sequence TTGCACACAAACAAGCTTTATTCTGATGTCGAGGCCAACGGATGGATCCCATGGGCAGCACTTTGTCCAATTATTGGTGCAGTATTTGTGATTGGCTCAGTATTGCCTTTCCACCTACTTCTTACCAGCTTGGGCTTTATGACCGATGAAGGTGACTTCGCTGGCACATATGGACTGTTACTTTTTCTACTTTTACCCTTCGCCCTTATGATCGCGATTGTTAGCCTGTGGACGTGTTATGTTGAGAAACGTCCGCTAGTTAGTATTGGCTTATCTATCCAAGAGGCAACCACTACCTTCCCTCGATACCTATTTTTTGGGATTGCCATGAGCGGCACAATCGTTTTTTTAATCGCGCTGGCAGGCGGTTATCAGTTAGATGCGATTTTCCCGGCGTGGTCTTCAACATCCGAACTAGGGATGATATTCCTATTGCTGATTGGCTTTTGTATACAATCAAGTGCTGAAGAGCTGTTATTTAGGGGCTGGTTACTCTCTGCTATTACCCGCAAGTCTAACCTTCTGATCGGCATTACATTGTCATCATTGCTATTTACCTTACTGCACTTTGATTCAAGTGTTGCTTGGTATGTCGCGGTGGGCTCCTTCCTGTTTTCCGTATTTGCCTGCTCATTGGTCCTCTATACAAACAATATATGGTCGGCAATGGGTTGGCATGCTGGTTGGAATTGGTTTTTCGGATGTGGTTTTGAGATCCCAATTACAGGCGTAGATGTGGATGCTGCAGCGTTAATTATTCGCTTAATTCCAACCTCTGAAGTGTGGTTAAATGGTGGCGCTGGCGGGCCTGAAAACGGCATTATTAACCTTATAATATTAGCCATTGGAATAGGTGTTTTTCAATGGCTGAGATTACGCCGAGCTAAAACCTAA
- a CDS encoding LLM class flavin-dependent oxidoreductase, translating to MIPISILDLATIGEDRTVSDALNMARTTAVEAEKHNYKRYWLAEHHGMKSVASSATAVLLANIGAATKSIRIGSGGVMLPNHAPLIIAEQFGTLAELYGDRIDLGLGRAPGTDMQTLMALRRQGGSGADQYPQNIRELQSYLGPQAQPVLAVPGQDTNIPLWLLGSSLYSAQLAAEFGLPYAFASHFAPDQLIQALESYRGNFKATTDNPKPYAMAGVMAVLADTEEEATYLYTSVQQKFLQMRTSANTPFPKPVDKIHWSIADMYNVEHVLQYALVGTKESIKAKLTDFIEKTGIDELIVSFPIHDSDARLKSLRLMAELRDSM from the coding sequence ATGATTCCGATTTCGATATTAGATTTGGCCACCATCGGCGAAGACAGAACCGTTTCTGACGCATTAAATATGGCTCGTACAACGGCGGTAGAAGCAGAAAAGCATAACTACAAACGATATTGGTTAGCAGAGCACCACGGAATGAAAAGTGTTGCCAGCTCGGCTACTGCAGTATTACTTGCCAATATTGGTGCAGCCACAAAATCAATTCGAATTGGAAGTGGCGGAGTTATGCTCCCTAACCATGCACCGTTAATCATTGCGGAACAATTTGGTACTTTGGCAGAGCTCTATGGCGATCGTATTGATTTAGGTTTAGGACGTGCGCCGGGAACCGACATGCAAACACTTATGGCATTGCGACGCCAAGGTGGTTCTGGAGCTGATCAGTACCCACAAAATATTCGTGAGTTACAAAGCTATTTAGGTCCGCAAGCTCAACCTGTATTGGCAGTACCAGGCCAAGATACCAATATTCCTTTATGGTTGCTGGGATCCAGCTTATACAGTGCACAGCTAGCCGCAGAGTTTGGATTGCCTTACGCATTCGCCTCTCATTTTGCTCCTGATCAGTTAATTCAAGCTTTAGAGAGCTACCGAGGTAACTTCAAAGCAACCACTGACAACCCTAAACCCTATGCAATGGCAGGGGTAATGGCTGTGCTGGCGGATACAGAAGAAGAAGCAACTTATTTATATACTTCGGTCCAACAAAAATTTCTGCAGATGCGTACAAGTGCCAACACTCCGTTCCCTAAACCTGTAGACAAAATTCATTGGAGTATTGCTGACATGTACAATGTCGAGCACGTTCTACAATACGCATTAGTTGGAACAAAAGAATCGATAAAAGCAAAGTTGACTGACTTTATTGAAAAAACAGGCATCGACGAATTGATAGTGTCATTTCCGATTCATGATTCCGACGCTCGGTTAAAAAGCCTTAGGTTAATGGCAGAATTGCGAGATAGTATGTAA
- a CDS encoding glutaminase yields the protein MQSIVDEIAEQMMAIEDKGKVASYIPQLAKVDPNQFAISVALTNGEIYRAGCADTLFSIQSVSKVFTLTLALGKLGDNIWHRVGREPSGDPFNSIVQLEHEHGKPRNPFINAGAITIADLIMQGHEPKEVLAEILHFMRYVADDDSIAIDEKVAKSELETGARNASLAYFMASFGHFENPVEQVLGTYFHHCSIAMNTTQLAKSGLFLANNGINPITGYTVVSAQRAKRINALMLMCGHYDGSGEFAFRVGLPGKSGVGGGILAVAPGNASIAVWSPGLDDIGNSKLGTMALELLANKTGWSVFGK from the coding sequence TTGCAAAGTATTGTCGACGAAATTGCCGAACAAATGATGGCCATTGAAGATAAAGGTAAAGTCGCCAGCTACATTCCTCAATTAGCTAAAGTCGACCCTAATCAATTTGCCATCAGCGTGGCCTTAACCAACGGTGAAATTTACCGAGCAGGCTGCGCCGATACTTTATTTTCGATTCAAAGCGTATCCAAAGTTTTCACCTTAACACTGGCACTAGGTAAGTTAGGGGATAATATTTGGCATAGAGTGGGTAGAGAACCCTCAGGTGATCCCTTTAATTCAATCGTACAACTTGAACATGAACACGGTAAACCCCGAAACCCTTTTATCAATGCCGGTGCAATCACTATTGCAGATCTGATTATGCAAGGCCATGAACCTAAGGAAGTGTTAGCCGAAATTTTACATTTTATGCGCTATGTTGCAGATGATGACAGCATCGCTATTGATGAAAAAGTGGCTAAGTCTGAATTGGAAACCGGTGCAAGAAACGCATCTCTGGCCTATTTTATGGCTTCATTTGGACACTTTGAAAACCCTGTTGAACAAGTGCTAGGCACCTATTTCCATCACTGTTCAATTGCTATGAACACCACTCAGCTGGCAAAATCCGGCTTATTTTTAGCCAACAATGGCATTAATCCAATAACCGGCTACACGGTGGTTTCTGCACAACGAGCCAAACGTATCAACGCTTTGATGCTGATGTGCGGCCATTATGATGGCTCAGGTGAATTTGCTTTTCGAGTCGGACTACCAGGCAAGAGTGGTGTAGGCGGTGGTATTCTTGCTGTTGCCCCTGGAAATGCCTCGATTGCCGTTTGGTCACCCGGACTCGATGATATCGGTAATAGTAAACTCGGTACTATGGCATTGGAACTGCTGGCCAATAAAACCGGCTGGTCTGTCTTTGGAAAATAA
- a CDS encoding TonB-dependent receptor → MNQPNTLCLSIIASALLITFDSVADDNAVDTEIEQMHIFGSKNPINTVPGSAHVISQIEIDKFKYTDIMRSLATVPGVYVQEEDGYGLRPNLGMRGSGQNRSEKITIMEDGILAAPAPYASPAAYYFPTSGRMQSVEILKGSSTVKYGPRTTGGVINMLSREIPEAALAGKIDIAAGQDGFGKIHAYAGGQGERVDAVGEVYRYQADGFRDINGVGGDTGFVKNDVMTKIRFKSNKSAKYQQIFELKLKYADEVSDETYMGLTDEDYATTPFVRYSASQKDQMNTEHKQIQLSHMIEFNPDAVLSTTAYFNDFHRNWYKAYSIDGKSLSSGGIQAAADFDQGLNTAPIEVGVKANNRDYLSQGIQSELNYYTENHELAFGVRYHEDEMDRYQWADTYQLDTTQIMTRISSGVPGTDSNRIDSAEAWAIFIQDRITLGDFAITAGLRFEDVTTKRLDWGKTNPGRSGMADTDIENSFSSILPSLSATYQVTPSLIALAGMQKGFSPAAPGNADGQEEESWNYEAGFRYNQNAFNSEAIVFIGDYSNMHGNCTAAQGCDDDNIGSQYNAGEVEVSGLELSLGYEFNQNNSISFPVRLAYTYTSAEFGSDFSSDFESWDDVQKGDSLTYLPDDQLYLSVGVLADSWQVTLAGRYTSKMRTKAGQGAIPANELIDARTIIDLSARYFINDASELYLTVDNLLDETYITTRVHGSVFAGKPQSATLGYTYTF, encoded by the coding sequence ATGAACCAGCCAAACACTTTGTGCTTAAGCATAATCGCAAGTGCTTTATTAATTACATTTGATTCGGTTGCAGACGATAACGCTGTAGACACCGAAATTGAGCAAATGCATATTTTTGGTAGTAAGAATCCCATCAACACGGTACCAGGTAGCGCTCACGTAATTAGCCAAATTGAAATCGATAAGTTTAAGTACACAGATATTATGCGGTCTTTAGCCACAGTCCCTGGAGTGTATGTTCAAGAAGAAGATGGTTATGGCCTACGTCCTAATTTAGGAATGCGTGGCAGCGGCCAAAACCGTTCTGAAAAAATCACTATCATGGAAGACGGCATATTAGCTGCCCCCGCACCTTATGCATCTCCGGCGGCTTATTACTTCCCGACTTCCGGTCGTATGCAAAGTGTTGAAATATTAAAAGGTAGTTCTACGGTTAAATATGGCCCACGTACCACTGGTGGTGTAATCAATATGCTCTCTCGTGAAATTCCAGAGGCAGCTTTAGCCGGTAAAATTGATATTGCCGCCGGTCAAGATGGCTTCGGTAAAATACATGCGTATGCAGGTGGTCAAGGTGAACGTGTTGATGCAGTAGGCGAAGTTTACCGTTACCAAGCGGACGGTTTCCGCGATATCAATGGTGTTGGCGGCGACACCGGTTTTGTAAAAAACGATGTTATGACAAAAATTCGTTTCAAATCAAACAAGTCGGCTAAGTATCAACAAATTTTTGAGCTAAAACTGAAATATGCAGATGAAGTATCAGATGAAACCTACATGGGATTAACTGACGAAGACTATGCAACTACACCATTTGTGCGTTATTCAGCATCACAAAAAGATCAGATGAACACTGAGCACAAACAGATTCAGTTGAGTCACATGATTGAATTCAATCCAGATGCAGTATTAAGTACAACCGCTTACTTCAATGATTTTCACCGTAATTGGTACAAAGCGTATAGTATTGATGGTAAAAGTCTAAGCAGTGGTGGCATTCAAGCTGCCGCTGATTTTGATCAGGGTCTCAATACCGCACCAATTGAAGTTGGCGTCAAAGCTAACAATCGTGATTATTTATCACAAGGCATTCAGTCTGAACTCAATTATTACACTGAAAATCATGAGCTTGCGTTTGGCGTGCGCTACCATGAAGATGAGATGGATCGTTACCAGTGGGCTGACACATACCAATTAGATACAACCCAAATCATGACTCGTATTTCTAGTGGAGTCCCAGGAACAGATTCAAACCGTATTGACAGTGCTGAAGCGTGGGCAATATTTATACAAGACCGTATCACTTTAGGTGATTTTGCAATAACCGCTGGTCTTCGCTTTGAAGATGTCACCACAAAACGCTTAGATTGGGGAAAAACTAATCCGGGTCGCAGCGGGATGGCTGATACAGATATAGAAAACAGCTTTAGCTCGATATTGCCTTCTTTATCGGCAACTTATCAAGTAACCCCCTCTCTGATTGCATTGGCGGGCATGCAAAAAGGGTTTTCACCCGCGGCACCTGGAAATGCCGATGGTCAAGAAGAAGAAAGTTGGAACTACGAAGCGGGTTTTCGTTACAACCAAAATGCATTTAACTCTGAGGCGATTGTATTTATTGGAGATTACAGCAACATGCACGGTAACTGCACTGCAGCTCAGGGTTGTGACGATGACAACATAGGTAGCCAGTACAATGCCGGGGAAGTTGAAGTTAGTGGTTTAGAGTTGAGTTTAGGTTATGAGTTTAACCAAAATAACAGTATAAGCTTCCCGGTAAGACTAGCTTATACCTACACCAGTGCAGAGTTTGGTTCAGACTTCTCATCAGACTTTGAAAGTTGGGATGACGTTCAAAAGGGTGACTCGTTAACCTACTTACCTGATGATCAGTTATATCTTTCTGTTGGTGTACTAGCCGATTCTTGGCAAGTAACACTAGCGGGTCGCTACACGTCAAAAATGCGTACTAAAGCAGGACAAGGTGCTATTCCTGCAAATGAGTTAATTGACGCTAGAACTATTATTGATTTATCGGCTCGTTACTTTATTAATGATGCATCTGAACTTTACTTAACCGTGGATAACCTACTCGACGAAACGTACATAACCACACGAGTGCATGGCTCTGTATTTGCAGGCAAACCTCAATCAGCAACCCTTGGTTATACTTACACCTTCTAA
- the leuD gene encoding 3-isopropylmalate dehydratase small subunit, with the protein MTGFKQISGIAAALPEDNIDTDVIYPGRFLTRLSKQGMHECLFYDRRFDSQGQPKADFVLNQQQFSKTKILIAGNNFGCGSSRETAVWALTDYGIKCVIAQSFGEIFYSNCFNNMLLPIVLSESQIKILLDNAAQAKPITIDLATQSIEVEGKSNITFEIGAAHKQMLISGLDEISRQLTMDIDDISAFENKQSQTQPWLWN; encoded by the coding sequence ATGACAGGCTTTAAACAAATATCGGGAATCGCTGCGGCGTTGCCTGAAGACAACATAGACACCGACGTTATTTACCCTGGACGCTTCTTAACTCGTCTGAGCAAACAAGGGATGCATGAATGTTTATTTTATGATCGAAGATTTGATAGTCAGGGCCAACCAAAAGCCGACTTCGTATTAAATCAGCAACAATTTTCTAAAACAAAGATTCTCATTGCCGGCAATAATTTTGGTTGTGGCTCAAGCAGAGAAACCGCTGTTTGGGCGCTTACAGACTATGGAATAAAGTGCGTTATCGCACAAAGTTTCGGTGAGATTTTTTATTCGAATTGTTTTAACAATATGTTATTACCCATAGTGTTATCAGAATCACAGATTAAAATATTGTTAGATAACGCAGCCCAAGCAAAACCTATCACTATCGACCTTGCGACCCAGAGCATCGAAGTTGAGGGGAAGAGTAACATAACCTTTGAAATCGGCGCTGCACATAAGCAAATGTTGATCTCAGGTTTAGATGAAATATCCAGACAACTGACAATGGACATAGACGATATAAGCGCATTCGAGAATAAACAAAGCCAAACGCAACCTTGGTTATGGAACTAA
- a CDS encoding carbon starvation CstA family protein, which yields MIIFFICISILLLGYKFYSPFVEKQAGIDPNIATPQTRFSEGVDYVPVHPVRAFLIQFLNIAGVGPIFGPILGALYGPVALVWIVLGNVLGGAVHDYFSGVMSIKEDGKSLPEIAGHYFNIVFKGLMLIFTAMLLFFVGVVFIMSPAGLLSNLDAFQDTFLANNTFWVLVILGYYFLATLLPIDKIITKFYPIFGLLMIVMTSMIAIALLIDAPHLPIAGDFLAYFEADHAHDFLAPNPEGLPTWPLLFVTITCGAISGFHSTQAPIMARCLTNEKYVRPVYYGAMMCEGIVACVWALAGIAAFPEGYAGLKAMLDAGGPGLVVNHIANSYLGVFGGIMAIVAVAVFPITSGDTAFRSLRLTIVDAFDIPQSIRNRLLLAVPILAIAYFMTKLDFTVIWRYFAFSNMLLSTSVLWLATKYLFDRGTFHWIASIPAVITTGVTISYIMTAAIGFNLSADLGRPIGAGVVLVGFILLVFMHNKYKAVKG from the coding sequence ATGATCATCTTTTTTATTTGTATTTCTATATTGCTCCTCGGCTACAAATTCTATAGCCCATTTGTTGAAAAACAGGCCGGCATAGATCCCAATATTGCCACTCCGCAAACGCGTTTTAGCGAAGGGGTCGACTATGTTCCTGTTCACCCTGTTCGGGCGTTTTTAATTCAGTTTTTGAATATTGCCGGTGTAGGTCCAATTTTTGGCCCCATCCTAGGTGCACTATACGGTCCAGTCGCACTGGTTTGGATTGTGTTAGGTAATGTTTTAGGTGGTGCCGTTCACGACTATTTCTCTGGAGTGATGAGCATAAAGGAAGATGGCAAAAGCTTACCGGAAATCGCGGGGCACTACTTCAACATAGTATTTAAAGGTTTAATGCTTATTTTCACCGCTATGTTACTGTTTTTTGTTGGCGTGGTTTTTATCATGAGCCCAGCAGGTTTATTGAGTAACCTAGACGCTTTCCAAGATACCTTTTTGGCCAATAATACCTTTTGGGTACTAGTAATCCTAGGCTATTACTTTCTCGCCACACTTTTGCCTATTGATAAGATCATTACCAAGTTTTACCCCATATTTGGATTATTAATGATCGTTATGACGTCTATGATTGCCATTGCGTTGTTAATCGATGCTCCCCATCTACCTATCGCTGGCGACTTCTTAGCTTATTTTGAAGCTGACCATGCTCACGACTTTTTAGCCCCTAACCCCGAAGGTTTGCCCACTTGGCCATTATTGTTTGTGACTATAACTTGTGGTGCTATCAGTGGCTTTCACTCGACACAAGCACCCATTATGGCCCGCTGTTTAACCAATGAAAAATACGTAAGACCTGTCTATTACGGCGCTATGATGTGTGAAGGCATTGTTGCTTGTGTATGGGCGTTAGCAGGTATTGCCGCTTTCCCGGAAGGCTATGCGGGTCTCAAAGCTATGCTGGATGCGGGTGGTCCAGGATTGGTGGTTAACCACATTGCAAATAGCTACTTAGGCGTATTTGGCGGTATTATGGCCATTGTTGCAGTAGCGGTGTTCCCGATCACATCGGGTGATACAGCGTTTCGCTCGTTGCGCCTAACTATTGTTGATGCGTTTGATATTCCTCAGAGCATTCGCAATCGTCTGTTACTTGCTGTGCCTATTTTGGCTATTGCTTACTTTATGACGAAACTCGATTTCACCGTAATTTGGCGTTATTTTGCGTTCTCAAATATGTTGTTGTCTACCAGCGTGTTGTGGCTGGCCACGAAATATTTGTTCGACAGAGGCACATTTCATTGGATCGCCAGTATTCCTGCTGTGATCACCACCGGAGTCACTATTTCTTACATCATGACAGCCGCAATTGGGTTTAATTTGTCTGCTGATTTGGGACGCCCAATAGGCGCTGGAGTGGTGCTAGTTGGCTTTATTTTATTGGTGTTTATGCACAATAAATACAAAGCTGTTAAAGGATAA
- a CDS encoding 3-hydroxyacyl-CoA dehydrogenase NAD-binding domain-containing protein: MKFACIGLGNVGRSWAVTFARAGYQVRLWDKDPESLAKAYSLIRKALEDLTTVDPDFDVQKAFANVHLAETMALAVEDADYVQESTAENVNVKVQVFNALGDLAPEKCLLASSTSAIPASEFLASVSYPQRCLIVHPVNPPHIIPLVELCASPWTSPEVVQQAKSMMEQLGQSPIVLNKEIDGFVLNRLQWALLGEAMHLVGEGYCSVEDIDKVLTKGLALRWALMGPFEVGHLNATKGLEGYFDVLQDALKRVQGSLKTDYPPNSDLVSQAHDVMAKRIPVNEIENYQSARDQRLLKLRQHIDGTSCKNT; this comes from the coding sequence ATGAAATTCGCATGTATTGGACTAGGTAATGTTGGTCGTTCATGGGCTGTTACTTTTGCACGGGCAGGTTATCAAGTTCGTTTATGGGATAAAGATCCAGAATCTTTAGCAAAAGCCTATTCGCTTATACGCAAAGCACTAGAAGACTTAACCACAGTGGATCCAGATTTTGATGTGCAAAAGGCTTTTGCTAATGTGCACCTTGCTGAAACTATGGCGTTGGCGGTTGAAGATGCCGATTATGTACAAGAAAGTACGGCTGAAAACGTTAACGTGAAGGTGCAAGTGTTTAATGCGTTGGGGGATTTGGCTCCGGAAAAATGCCTATTAGCTAGCTCCACATCAGCGATTCCGGCCTCTGAATTTTTAGCATCGGTAAGTTATCCGCAACGCTGCCTTATTGTTCATCCTGTTAACCCTCCACATATTATTCCCTTGGTGGAGTTATGCGCATCGCCTTGGACCAGTCCTGAAGTTGTCCAGCAAGCTAAGTCTATGATGGAGCAATTGGGCCAATCGCCGATTGTATTAAACAAAGAAATCGATGGTTTTGTGCTTAATCGACTGCAGTGGGCCTTACTTGGTGAAGCTATGCATTTGGTTGGTGAAGGATACTGTTCAGTTGAAGATATCGATAAAGTGTTAACTAAAGGTCTGGCTTTACGCTGGGCACTTATGGGACCTTTTGAAGTGGGGCATCTTAACGCGACTAAGGGTTTAGAAGGTTACTTTGATGTACTCCAAGACGCGCTAAAACGTGTGCAAGGTAGTCTTAAAACAGATTATCCACCGAATAGTGACTTAGTCTCACAGGCCCATGATGTTATGGCTAAACGAATACCGGTAAACGAAATCGAAAACTATCAATCAGCAAGAGACCAACGTTTATTGAAACTGCGCCAGCATATTGATGGGACGAGTTGCAAAAATACCTAA
- a CDS encoding dienelactone hydrolase family protein encodes MNKNINLTAEDGHKFTAYLAEPENPKAGLVIIQEIFGITEHLKSVAREFAELGYKTIVPSLFDRLEPGIVLDYANVEKGVELMGKSKQQDMLIDIKSAMEAVKVDGKIAVLGYCMGGTLAYVSANELSPTCAVSYYGTAITDHLSKQPSCPMLFHFGEVDPYVCQQDIELIRAANPQQPIYVYAEANHGFSCVDRASYHQKSAELAFTRTVDFLSKNLA; translated from the coding sequence GTGAACAAAAATATAAATTTAACCGCTGAAGATGGCCATAAATTTACCGCCTATCTTGCCGAGCCTGAAAATCCGAAAGCGGGTTTGGTAATCATTCAGGAAATTTTCGGCATCACAGAACATCTAAAATCGGTAGCACGGGAATTTGCTGAATTGGGCTATAAAACCATAGTGCCTTCATTGTTTGACAGACTAGAGCCAGGCATTGTTCTCGATTATGCTAATGTCGAAAAAGGTGTCGAGCTGATGGGCAAATCCAAACAACAAGATATGCTAATTGATATTAAGTCTGCGATGGAAGCCGTTAAAGTAGATGGTAAAATTGCGGTGCTAGGATATTGCATGGGAGGTACTTTGGCGTACGTAAGTGCTAACGAATTATCACCAACCTGCGCGGTGAGTTATTACGGAACGGCAATTACAGATCATTTAAGCAAGCAACCTAGCTGTCCTATGCTGTTTCATTTTGGGGAAGTTGACCCTTATGTTTGCCAACAAGATATTGAATTGATTCGTGCAGCTAATCCACAACAACCTATTTATGTTTATGCCGAAGCCAATCATGGATTTTCCTGTGTTGATCGCGCTAGTTATCATCAAAAAAGTGCGGAGTTAGCATTTACCAGAACGGTCGACTTTTTGTCTAAGAACCTCGCGTAG